Proteins encoded by one window of Lathyrus oleraceus cultivar Zhongwan6 chromosome 1, CAAS_Psat_ZW6_1.0, whole genome shotgun sequence:
- the LOC127084641 gene encoding potassium transporter 7, protein MAEESGEINGGFSMDSTESRWVFQEDDEDEDVSDIEEYDADLRLRGRTTVVDSEDEDNLEQKLIRTGPRIDSFDVEALDVPGAPRNDYEDISVGKKIALAFQTLGVVFGDVGTSPLYTFSVMFRKAPINENEDILGALSLVLYTLILIPLLKYVLVVLWANDNGEGGTFALYSLICRHAKVSLLPNQLASDARISSFRLKVPSPELERSLKIKDRLEGSLTLKKTLLILVLAGTSMVIANGVVTPAMSVLSSVGGLKVGIDAIEQDEVVMISVACLIVLFSVQKFGTSKVGLAVGPALFIWFCSLAGIGIYNLVKYDRSVLRAFNPIYIYYFFKRNTTKAWYSLGGCLLCATGSEAMFADLCYFSVRSVQLTFIFLVLPCLLLGYLGQAAYLMENHADAGQAFYSSVPSGAFWPTFLIATIAALIASRAMTTATFSCIKQSTALGCFPRLKIIHTSRKFMGQIYIPVLNWFLLAASLVLVCSISSIDEIGNAYGIAELGVMMTTTVLLTVVMLLIWQIHIIIVLCFAVVFLGLELTFFSSVLLNVADGSWIILVFSVIMFLIMYIWNYGSNLKYETEVKQKLSMDLIRELGSNLGTIRAPGIGLLYNELVKGIPAILGHFLTTLPAIHSMIIFVSIKYVPVPVVPQSERFLFRRVCLKSYHIFRCIARYGYKDVRKENHQTFEQMLIESLEKFIRREAQERSLESDRDEDDSEDEYSSSRVLIAPNGSVYSLGIPLLSGFKDTNTSVLEASTSEVLSSTTSESSVFDAEQSLERELSFIRKAKESGVVYLLGHGDIRARKDSWFIKKLVINYFYAFLRKNCRRGITTLSVPHSHLMQVSMTYMV, encoded by the exons ATGGCGGAGGAAAGTGGAGAAATCAATGGCGGTTTCTCGATGGACTCAACCGAATCACGCTGGGTTTTCCAGGAAGATGACGAAGATGAAGATGTTTCTGATATAGAAGAATACGACGCCGATTTGAGATTGAGAGGACGCACTACTGTAGTGGATTCCGAAGATGAGGATAACCTTGAACAAAAACTCATACGCACTGGTCCTCGAATCGATTCGTTCGACGTTGAGGCTCTTGATGTTCCTGGTGCTCCTAGAAATGATTATGAG GACATAAGTGTAGGAAAAAAAATTGCGTTGGCTTTTCAGACTCTTGGTGTTGTCTTTGGTGATGTTGGAACAAGTCCATTATATACATTCAGTGTTATGTTTAGAAAGGCCCCTATAAATGAAAATGAAGACATTCTTGGAGCATTATCACTTGTCTTGTATACTTTAATCTTGATTCCCTTGCTGAAATATGTCCTGGTTGTTCTGTGGGCCAATGATAATGGAGAAG GTGGTACTTTTGCGTTATACTCCTTGATTTGTCGTCATGCTAAGGTGAGTCTTCTCCCCAATCAGTTGGCATCAGATGCCCGTATATCAAGCTTTAGGCTAAAGGTGCCATCCCCTGAGCTCGAAAGGTCATTAAAAATCAAGGATAGACTTGAGGGTTCTCTAACTCTAAAGAAGACTCTGCTGATATTAGTGCTTGCTGGTACATCCATGGTGATTGCTAATGGTGTTGTAACACCAGCAATGTCAG TATTGTCATCTGTTGGTGGTTTAAAAGTTGGGATAGATGCAATCGAGCAAG ATGAAGTGGTGATGATTTCAGTTGCTTGCCTGATTGTTTTGTTCAGTGTACAAAAGTTTGGAACGAGTAAAGTGGGACTTGCAGTTGGACCCGCTTTGTTCATATGGTTTTGTTCTCTTGCGGGTATTGGGATATACAATCTTGTCAAATATGACAGAAGTGTCTTGAGGGCATTTAATCCTATTTATATCTACTATTTCTTCAAGAGGAACACAACTAAGGCATGGTATTCTCTTGGGGGCTGTCTTCTGTGTGCAACTG GTTCTGAAGCCATGTTTGCAGATCTTTGCTACTTTTCTGTACGATCAGTGCAG CTTACATTTATCTTTCTTGTTTTGCCGTGCCTGCTACTGGGTTATTTGGGTCAAGCTGCATACCTTATGGAAAACCATGCTGATGCTGGTCAGGCCTTTTATTCTTCTGTTCCGA GTGGTGCATTCTGGCCAACTTTCCTTATTGCTACCATTGCGGCACTTATTGCAAGCCGGGCTATGACAACAGCAACATTTTCATGTATAAAGCAATCAACTGCACTTGGTTGCTTCCCTCGTCTTAAAATCATTCACACCTCCAGGAAATTTATGGGGCAGATCTATATCCCTGTCCTAAACTGGTTTCTCCTGGCTGCTTCGCTGGTGCTTGTCTGCTCTATATCCAGCATTGATGAGATTGGAAATGCCTATG GAATTGCTGAGCTGGGCGTGATGATGACAACCACTGTTTTACTAACCGTTGTTATGCTTCTTATATGGCAAATACACATTATCATAGTGTTGTGTTTTGCAGTAGTCTTCTTGGGATTGGAGTTGACTTTCTTTTCATCTGTTCTGTTGAATGTGGCAGATGGAAGTTGGATAATTTTGGTCTTTTCTGTAATAATGTTTCTGATAATGTATATATGGAATTATGGAAGCAATCTCAAGTATGAAACTGAAGTAAAGCAAAAACTGTCAATGGATTTGATACGAGAATTAGGGTCTAATCTTGGGACAATACGTGCTCCTGGAATTGGTTTGCTTTATAATGAGTTGGTCAAAGGAATACCAGCAATTCTTGGACATTTTCTGACTACACTTCCAGCAATTCACTCCATGATCATATTTGTGAGTATCAAGTATGTTCCGGTTCCTGTGGTACCTCAAAGTGAAAGGTTCCTTTTCCGGCGAGTTTGCCTCAAAAGTTATCATATATTTCGTTGTATTGCCAG ATATGGTTACAAAGATGTTCGAAAAGAAAATCACCAGACTTTTGAGCAGATGCTGATTGAGAGCCTAGAGAAGTTTATACGCCGTGAGGCTCAGGAGAGATCACTAGAAAGTgatagggatgaagatgattcAGAGGATGAGTACTCTAGCTCTAGAGTTCTAATTGCTCCAAATGGTAGTGTTTACTCACTTGGGATTCCTCTTCTTTCTGGTTTTAAGGATACAAACACCTCTGTTTTAGAAGCAAGCACATCAGAGGTTTTAAGCAGCACAACCTCCGAGTCGTCGGTGTTTGATGCCGAGCAGAGTCTTGAGAGGGAGCTATCTTTTATTCGCAAAGCTAAAGAATCTGGAGTTGTTTATCTTCTTGGTCATGGGGATATAAGAGCAAGGAAGGACTCTTGGTTTATCAAGAAGCTAGTAATAAACTATTTCTACGCCTTCTTAAGAAAGAACTGCAGGAGGGGGATTACAACTTTAAGTGTGCCCCATTCACATCTGATGCAAGTTAGCATGACTTACATGGTTTGA